The Cryptosporangium aurantiacum DNA segment AAGCGTCAACTGTTCTGAAATCCGAGGGCCGTAGGTGGTGGAGTCCGCGGTGGTCGTCACCGGCGCCGCAGCCGGTATCGGCCGGGCGACCGTCGAGTTGTTCGCCGAGCGGGGCTACGGTGTCGTCGCGGTCGACCCGGTCACCGGCGATCTCGACGGGCTGGCGAACGTCGTCCACCTGGCCGGCGACGTCGCACAGGAGGAGACCAACCGCGCGGCGGTCCGGCTCGCGGTCGAACACTTCGGACGGCTGGACACCGTCGTCCTCAACGCGGGTCTCGGCGGGGCTCCGCCGATTGAGGCACCCGGCGCGATCGAGGCGCTCGACCGCATCTACGCGGTCAACGTGCGCGGTGTCGCGCTGGGGCTCCGCGCCGCGGCCCCGGAGCTCCGCAAGACCCGGGGTGCGGTCGTGGTCACGGCGTCCGTCGCCGGGCAACGCGGCGATCCGTACACGTGGGCGTACAACACGACCAAGGCGGCGCAGCTCAACCTCGTCCGTTCCGCTGCGATCGACTACGCCTACCAGGGCATCCGGATCAACGCGATCGCGCCCGGCCTGACCGTCA contains these protein-coding regions:
- a CDS encoding SDR family NAD(P)-dependent oxidoreductase, giving the protein MVESAVVVTGAAAGIGRATVELFAERGYGVVAVDPVTGDLDGLANVVHLAGDVAQEETNRAAVRLAVEHFGRLDTVVLNAGLGGAPPIEAPGAIEALDRIYAVNVRGVALGLRAAAPELRKTRGAVVVTASVAGQRGDPYTWAYNTTKAAQLNLVRSAAIDYAYQGIRINAIAPGLTVTPRTEPTLADPELAAAITRRIPLGRWGDPREQAEVIWFLGTPASSYVTGAVLPSDGGLTATNGFLLPPTYDGEPPC